In the Chroococcidiopsis sp. SAG 2025 genome, one interval contains:
- the arsM gene encoding arsenosugar biosynthesis arsenite methyltransferase ArsM has product MSYLETTAKFYSEVAETPQIGLCCVQSSPLQLPGLKIPLAMQEMNYGCGTTVHSTELANQPTVIYVGVGGGLEALQFAYFSRRPGAVIAVDPVAAMREAATRNLQAAVPENPWFDPSFVEIRAGDAFNLPMPDASVDVVAQNCLFNIFEPADLTLALKEAWRVLKPGGRLQMSDPIATRPIPVHLQQDERLRAMCLSGALTYDEYTQTIVDAGFGQVEIRARRPYRLLDCHTYNLEEDLLLESLDSVSFKVPIPEDGACIFTGKTAIYAGTEPFFDDSAGHVLQQGIPAAVCDKTAAKLAALMPTEVIVTNSTWHYTGGGCC; this is encoded by the coding sequence ATGAGTTATTTAGAGACAACAGCAAAGTTTTACTCCGAAGTCGCAGAAACACCCCAAATCGGTCTATGCTGCGTGCAAAGCAGTCCCCTGCAACTACCTGGACTCAAAATTCCCCTGGCAATGCAGGAGATGAACTACGGTTGCGGTACAACTGTCCACTCTACCGAACTAGCCAACCAACCGACAGTAATATATGTAGGCGTTGGTGGTGGTTTAGAGGCATTACAATTCGCTTATTTTTCTCGCCGTCCTGGTGCTGTGATTGCTGTCGATCCGGTTGCAGCCATGCGCGAAGCAGCTACACGGAACCTACAAGCTGCTGTGCCAGAAAATCCTTGGTTCGATCCTAGTTTTGTCGAAATTCGGGCAGGTGATGCTTTTAATCTCCCCATGCCAGATGCATCTGTGGATGTAGTAGCGCAGAACTGTCTGTTTAATATATTTGAGCCAGCAGATTTAACTCTTGCTTTAAAAGAAGCTTGGCGAGTGCTAAAACCAGGCGGACGCTTGCAAATGAGCGATCCAATTGCCACTCGTCCGATTCCAGTTCACCTACAACAAGATGAAAGACTGCGGGCGATGTGTCTGTCGGGCGCACTCACATATGATGAGTATACCCAGACGATCGTAGATGCTGGTTTTGGACAAGTTGAAATTCGGGCGCGTCGTCCCTATCGGTTGTTAGATTGTCATACATATAACCTGGAAGAAGACTTGCTTTTAGAAAGTCTCGATTCTGTATCTTTCAAAGTACCAATCCCCGAGGATGGAGCCTGTATTTTTACAGGTAAAACAGCAATTTATGCTGGTACAGAACCCTTTTTTGATGACTCAGCCGGACACGTACTTCAACAAGGAATTCCAGCCGCAGTCTGCGACAAAACAGCAGCCAAACTCGCTGCTTTGATGCCAACTGAAGTTATAGTGACTAATTCAACTTGGCACTATACTGGGGGCGGATGTTGTTAG
- the arsS gene encoding arsenosugar biosynthesis radical SAM (seleno)protein ArsS (Some members of this family are selenoproteins.), with translation MIQTSITPFARKLKSPLTKSQIKVLQINLGKRCNLACTHCHVEASPKRTEELSPEICNQLSQIIERFPEIKIVDLTGGAPEMNYGFRPIVEAARQHGKQVIVRSNLTIYFEPGFEDLPEYCTRHQTRIVASLPCYMATNVDKMRGRGVFDASIAAIQTLNRLGYGKEPELILDLVYNPQLPVSDRFSLTPDQHKLEKDYKSFLQEHFGITFNNLFTITNLPVGRTLTYLQRKKLYAPYLEFLESNFNPNTVEHLMCRDELSVDYLGNIYDCDFNQMMNVPAKTRAGETLTVAKILAAGTLDVIDEIQTAPYCYGCTAGSGSSCGGALTGSRE, from the coding sequence ATGATTCAAACATCAATTACACCTTTCGCTCGTAAATTAAAATCTCCTTTAACTAAAAGTCAAATCAAAGTTTTACAAATAAATTTAGGTAAGCGCTGTAACCTGGCTTGTACTCATTGTCATGTTGAGGCAAGTCCAAAACGGACAGAGGAACTGTCACCGGAAATTTGCAACCAATTAAGTCAAATCATCGAACGATTTCCTGAAATTAAAATTGTCGATTTAACTGGTGGCGCACCAGAAATGAATTACGGTTTTAGACCTATAGTTGAAGCCGCACGCCAACATGGTAAGCAAGTTATTGTTAGATCTAATTTAACGATTTACTTTGAACCTGGTTTTGAAGATTTGCCAGAATACTGCACTCGACATCAAACGAGAATCGTTGCTTCACTCCCCTGCTATATGGCTACAAACGTAGATAAAATGCGGGGACGAGGAGTTTTCGATGCTTCGATCGCAGCAATACAAACCCTAAATCGATTGGGTTATGGTAAAGAGCCTGAATTAATTCTCGACTTAGTATACAATCCTCAACTACCAGTCAGCGATCGCTTCTCTCTGACTCCCGACCAACACAAGCTGGAAAAAGATTATAAAAGTTTTTTGCAAGAACATTTTGGAATTACATTCAATAACTTATTTACAATTACTAACTTACCAGTAGGACGCACGCTAACGTATTTACAACGAAAGAAACTTTATGCTCCCTACTTAGAGTTTCTAGAATCTAATTTTAATCCGAACACAGTAGAACACTTAATGTGTCGGGATGAACTTTCTGTAGATTATTTAGGTAATATCTACGACTGTGATTTTAATCAAATGATGAATGTGCCAGCCAAAACTCGCGCCGGGGAAACTTTAACAGTGGCGAAAATTTTGGCAGCAGGAACTTTAGATGTCATTGATGAAATTCAAACCGCACCCTATTGTTACGGCTGCACGGCTGGAAGTGGTTCCAGTTGTGGTGGAGCGTTGACAGGGAGCAGGGAGTAG
- the ispF gene encoding 2-C-methyl-D-erythritol 2,4-cyclodiphosphate synthase, whose amino-acid sequence MQKIRIGNGYDIHQLTTERRLILGGVEIPHELGLLGHSDADVLTHAIMDAMLGALSLGDIGLYFPPSDPQWKGADSLVLLSKVNQLIQERGWQIGNIDSVVVAERPKLKPHITAMRDRLATVLQVQPEQIGIKATTNEKLGPEGREEGICAYAVALLVQ is encoded by the coding sequence ATGCAAAAAATTCGCATCGGTAACGGCTACGACATCCACCAACTAACTACAGAACGCCGCCTAATTTTGGGAGGGGTAGAAATTCCGCACGAATTGGGATTGTTAGGACATAGCGATGCCGACGTACTCACCCATGCGATTATGGATGCCATGCTGGGGGCGCTGAGTCTGGGCGATATTGGCTTGTATTTCCCCCCGTCCGATCCGCAATGGAAGGGTGCAGATAGTTTGGTACTGCTGAGTAAAGTCAACCAACTGATTCAAGAACGGGGTTGGCAAATTGGTAATATCGATTCCGTCGTCGTAGCAGAACGTCCGAAACTAAAACCTCATATTACAGCCATGCGCGATCGCCTTGCCACCGTCCTGCAAGTGCAGCCAGAACAAATCGGAATCAAAGCGACTACCAACGAAAAATTGGGTCCCGAAGGACGCGAAGAGGGAATCTGCGCCTATGCTGTTGCTTTGTTAGTGCAGTAA